Proteins co-encoded in one Malus domestica chromosome 09, GDT2T_hap1 genomic window:
- the LOC103444424 gene encoding transcription factor TCP4, with protein sequence MGMKGCGGEIVQVQGGHIVRSTGRKDRHSKVYTAKGPRDRRVRLSAHTAIQFYDVQDRLGYDRPSKAVDWLIKKAKSSIDKLAELPPWHPITTSNHAAEADDPFRSSNPNPNQNPNEMVIAAAEQQSESSAGYNFNFELHRQRQSDNESNFNIPPSLDSDNIADTMKSFFPTNTSSNAAAASSVVDFQSYAPDPHLISTTTQDLGLSLHSFQDQSLNIHHNHTHTQQSSQTLFAAAMGIGLDSSSYQRMVAWSNENRGLDGGFVFNSHSHSYAQPQPHHHGGTLQSSFTPSVSARAWQQQQQHSSIFGTRFGASNGSSPVFCIQGEEAENGVVSDRTASTSSPNSTRQL encoded by the coding sequence ATGGGAATGAAGGGCTGTGGTGGAGAGATTGTGCAAGTCCAGGGCGGCCACATTGTTCGATCCACCGGACGCAAAGATCGTCACAGCAAGGTTTACACCGCCAAAGGCCCCAGAGACCGCCGTGTCCGGTTGTCCGCCCACACTGCCATCCAATTCTACGATGTTCAAGACCGTCTTGGATATGATAGACCCAGTAAAGCCGTCGACTGGCTCATCAAGAAAGCCAAATCTTCCATTGACAAGCTTGCTGAGCTTCCACCTTGGCATCCTATCACTACTAGTAACCATGCTGCCGAGGCTGATGATCCGTTTCGATCAtcgaatccaaatccaaatcaaaatccaaatgaaatgGTAATTGCAGCAGCTGAGCAGCAGTCAGAGTCCTCCGCCGGCTACAACTTTAACTTTGAGCTCCATAGGCAAAGGCAATCAGACAACGAATCGAACTTCAACATTCCGCCATCTCTGGACTCAGACAACATAGCTGACACTATGAAATCCTTCTTCCCCACAAACACTAGTAGCAACGCTGCTGCTGCTTCCTCCGTCGTCGATTTCCAAAGCTATGCACCCGATCCCCATCTTATTTCAACAACCACCCAAGACCTCGGCCTCTCTCTCCACTCTTTCCAAGACCAAAGCCTAAATATTCATCACAATCACACTCATACCCAGCAGTCCTCTCAAACCCTTTTCGCTGCCGCAATGGGAATTGGACTTGACTCCTCCAGTTATCAGAGAATGGTGGCATGGAGCAATGAAAACAGAGGACTTGATGGTGGCTTTGTATTcaactcacactcacactcataTGCTCAGCCTCAGCCTCACCACCATGGGGGTACCCTTCAGTCCAGTTTTACGCCATCAGTTTCCGCCCGTGCttggcagcagcagcagcagcactcTTCAATCTTTGGCACCCGCTTCGGTGCCTCTAATGGTAGCTCGCCTGTCTTCTGCATTCAAGGAGAGGAGGCTGAGAACGGTGTTGTTTCAGATCGAACGGCTTCCACTTCCTCTCCCAATTCCACCCGCCAGCTTTGA